The window AGGAACCGCCCGCTTTTGCGGTGGTCAGCGAAAGATGTGAATTGGGTGGTGAGTTTTGGTCGTGCTGAAAGTCACCGTCCTTGGCCGAAGGCGTTTTATCCAGGATTTCAACATCAACCGGTGCAAACGCGATCTCTCGTAGAAGTTCGTTGACTTGGAGTTGCTTAAAGAACGAAGGAGAGATTGATTCACGAAGCGTTGCATCGGAAGCGTCTTCGTCGTACCGTCCGTTTAATGGTAAACACCTGATGGTGCGAGGTTTGGATTCGAGCATCGGCATCAGCATTCGAAGCGAAGGTCGTTCGCCCCATGGAAACGCTAGTTCCGGAAGTGCATGTGCGATGGCATCTCCCGAGAAATTTGGAAGGCGCAGATTCTCGGTCGAGTTTTGCTCCAGAACTGCGATTACCTCAGAGCGCAATCGGCCAATGGCGTTTCGCTCACGTATCTGTTCACGGAGCTTGCTGTTTCGGCACACATCGCGATCTAAGAACGGTAGCTCGGCACGAGCACCCAACTCAATCGCTCCGTGTGTCAAAAGAGCGATCGCAAGAATACTGAACACCATCCGGACGAGTCGCCAGTGAGAACGGCTATTGGTTGATGTTGCATTCCACAAACCTTGGATGCAAAAGCTTGCAATCAGGCATAGCCAAACATAAGCAGGTCCAAGATATTTCGAAGCGACAATGTAATTGATTCCCGGAATGGGGCGGCCTAAACACACCATGGCCGTGATTCCTAAGAGAACCAATACCAACGCCACAGCTGTCGCTTTCAGTTCCCGTTTTAGACCGTGGATGCCGAAAGCGAAAATCGTTCCAGCTGCAACCAGAAACAAAAGCAAGGACGGCACTAGCAGACCAACTTTGTCGAAGTGGTGCGGTAGCGGAACAAGCACGGTTGCGATCAGTGTTGATACAAAAACAAAGAGTTGTTGGACGAACCCGCCGAGAGTGAGCGGGTTATCCGTCAGAGTCAGAAACTCATTGTTTCCAGGAAGTGAATACGCGTAGCGATACACAGCCATCGAAAGTGCCACCACGCCAATGACTGCGAAGGTGAGTGAACGTCCGTCTCGAACAGTGTCACGTACGGGGTGAGTACTGCGTCTTGAATACAAGCGGAGCGCGGCGAAGACCAGGACAGCACATGGAACCCAGTAACCGCTCGGGTTCATCAAACAGGCTATCAATACCGCAAACACACAACCGGCGAAGTATCCAGGGCGTTGTGTCTTCTCCCAACGGATCCAGCACCAGCAGCTCAACAAGCCGCAGGTGGTGATCTGCATGTATTTCTGAAGGATGTACGATCCTGCGGTGAATTCGCCCCAAAGAGACCAGTTGATGCACAAAAACAGAAAAGCGAGCGTGCCGATTCGATTGATCGAGCATTCTCTGGCAAGAATACAGCCTGCGTAAAGCATCAACGAAAAAGAAGCGATGACACCCAAGTTGTATGCGAATGGATTGGTGCCGAACATCTCGTACAATACCGAAAACTCCAATCGGAGCAGCGGAAGTACGTGGTCGTTGTGCGTCGACAACAGAGAGCCCGGGAAATCTCCGTCGCGAGCGACTTCAACCATGGAGTAGTCATCGCTTTCAAAGAATCCCCAGAACAAAGTCCGCCAATCGTAAGTCAATACCGCGATGACGGCGCACCCTGCCCAAAACAGGTGTTCTGGGACCGACAGGCTCGCGTAAGGTTGAGGTCTAGGCTGGTCGTCAATGGTTGCGGCAAGCCAGGA of the Rhodopirellula baltica SH 1 genome contains:
- a CDS encoding membrane protein, which produces MTESKGHGILCNKQRGDGPSSFPWLSLAIGFLAIASGILWLVPAELVEKAVTIGDGETARVLAAKLRELLLPFCAIGLIASAASWILGARAKSFYDLRLHSWLAATIDDQPRPQPYASLSVPEHLFWAGCAVIAVLTYDWRTLFWGFFESDDYSMVEVARDGDFPGSLLSTHNDHVLPLLRLEFSVLYEMFGTNPFAYNLGVIASFSLMLYAGCILARECSINRIGTLAFLFLCINWSLWGEFTAGSYILQKYMQITTCGLLSCWCWIRWEKTQRPGYFAGCVFAVLIACLMNPSGYWVPCAVLVFAALRLYSRRSTHPVRDTVRDGRSLTFAVIGVVALSMAVYRYAYSLPGNNEFLTLTDNPLTLGGFVQQLFVFVSTLIATVLVPLPHHFDKVGLLVPSLLLFLVAAGTIFAFGIHGLKRELKATAVALVLVLLGITAMVCLGRPIPGINYIVASKYLGPAYVWLCLIASFCIQGLWNATSTNSRSHWRLVRMVFSILAIALLTHGAIELGARAELPFLDRDVCRNSKLREQIRERNAIGRLRSEVIAVLEQNSTENLRLPNFSGDAIAHALPELAFPWGERPSLRMLMPMLESKPRTIRCLPLNGRYDEDASDATLRESISPSFFKQLQVNELLREIAFAPVDVEILDKTPSAKDGDFQHDQNSPPNSHLSLTTAKAGGSLQLRTLTGPWNPTSYPILRLKIAERQTVKLNLVVNGEFDIRVPHSVAINSEVGTEAHLNLAPLFEYSCSGDVRHIEFVGEELAKLSIESAELGNR